A window of Bacteroidota bacterium contains these coding sequences:
- a CDS encoding putative LPS assembly protein LptD, with protein MRWALSALFFVALFGAAQAQRADTLRTGVRFLVRDSLVVRVDSHAIRLELFGGVRLRYEEVVLEAPAVSLESGSALLEARAQGAELPRLVQAAEVLTGQEIAYNYRTRRGRIVGAQGRLEQGSLRAEVAKRVEPRVLFIQGARFSTCELNRPHFFLRAGRMKLIEQREVLAQNVQLHVLNLPTPLWLPFAYFPLETRRRSGLLLPTYGQSPVLGFFLRDGGYYWGISDHLDLTLRGDVWTRGSWGLRAELRYALRYRFQGALELGYLRQVLGEPEDPAYQRRTEAHLRWAHAQELDPWTRLSANVYLASGTYFRRLSRDLADLWRRDIRNTIALTRSAPQSPWSLSLDASQTLDLATGVMQLQAPTLRISRRTFAPFRHGSEGRRWYEAINVSYSLELQNRFAFRPNPAYPEVSWFDALRSARLYRLAMGAEEERFRAGALHQVPVYASFPVLRYITISPALNYTEAWYLQTLRLRWNPERGRVDTLRVRGFRALRTLDVGAGLVTRLFGIFPWRLGSLEGFRHVLEPSLSLRWTPDYRAPLWGYFRRVQVDAQGRTALYSPFEGALYGAPPQRGGGVLSMGLNNRLETRRAIPDTLGNGRRYEVIRIVESLSLLSGYRIGVDSLAWSPLVLAARTTLWSGTSLDGTITWSPYALDARGRVRNQWAFRAGQGLLRLDSWGFSLSAALRPELLGIRVRSDSAAALLERPWNVALNAYVRFQYPEPGRRIWSSALSASFSVSLTPGWRLSGITGYDLVQARMTTTSIALYRDLHCWELSLQVIPFGERQSYFFELRVKSPLLRDLRFVRRQDWLDRF; from the coding sequence ATGCGCTGGGCCTTAAGCGCCCTCTTTTTCGTTGCGCTCTTTGGCGCAGCGCAGGCCCAAAGGGCCGATACGTTGCGCACGGGGGTGCGTTTTTTGGTTCGGGATTCCCTCGTGGTCCGCGTTGATTCCCACGCGATACGCCTGGAGCTCTTCGGTGGGGTGCGGCTACGCTACGAGGAGGTCGTCCTGGAGGCGCCCGCGGTGAGCCTGGAATCCGGCTCCGCTCTTCTGGAGGCCAGAGCCCAAGGCGCCGAGCTGCCGCGCCTCGTGCAGGCGGCAGAGGTCTTAACGGGCCAAGAGATCGCCTACAACTACCGCACGCGCCGGGGTCGGATCGTGGGAGCGCAGGGTCGGCTGGAACAAGGCTCACTGCGGGCCGAGGTGGCCAAGCGCGTCGAACCCCGGGTGCTGTTTATACAAGGGGCTCGGTTTTCGACCTGCGAGCTCAACCGGCCGCACTTTTTTCTGCGTGCCGGCCGCATGAAGCTGATCGAACAGCGAGAGGTGCTCGCGCAGAACGTGCAGCTGCACGTGCTCAACCTGCCTACGCCGCTTTGGCTGCCCTTCGCCTACTTTCCGCTCGAGACGCGTCGGCGCTCGGGGTTGCTGCTGCCCACCTACGGACAAAGCCCTGTGCTCGGGTTTTTCCTGCGCGATGGCGGCTACTACTGGGGCATCAGCGATCATCTGGACCTGACGCTGCGAGGGGACGTCTGGACGCGTGGCAGCTGGGGCCTGCGCGCCGAGTTGCGCTATGCCCTGCGATATCGCTTTCAGGGCGCTCTGGAACTGGGCTACTTGCGGCAGGTGCTCGGAGAGCCGGAGGATCCCGCATACCAGCGCCGTACAGAGGCCCATCTGCGGTGGGCCCACGCGCAGGAGCTGGACCCATGGACGCGGCTTTCGGCGAACGTGTATCTGGCCAGCGGGACGTATTTCCGGCGCCTCAGCCGGGATCTGGCCGACCTGTGGCGGCGCGACATCCGCAACACGATCGCGCTTACCCGCAGCGCCCCCCAGAGCCCCTGGAGCCTTTCTCTGGACGCCTCGCAGACGCTGGATTTGGCCACTGGGGTCATGCAGCTTCAGGCGCCCACGCTGCGGATAAGCCGTCGAACCTTCGCCCCGTTCCGCCACGGCTCGGAGGGCCGTCGCTGGTATGAGGCGATCAACGTGAGCTACAGTCTGGAGCTGCAAAACCGGTTCGCGTTTCGGCCCAACCCCGCCTATCCGGAGGTGTCCTGGTTTGACGCCTTGCGTTCGGCGCGTCTGTACCGGCTCGCCATGGGCGCAGAGGAGGAGCGCTTTCGGGCCGGCGCGCTGCATCAGGTGCCCGTGTACGCTTCCTTCCCTGTGCTGCGGTACATAACCATAAGCCCCGCGCTCAACTACACGGAGGCCTGGTACTTGCAGACCCTGCGGCTGCGCTGGAACCCGGAGCGCGGCCGCGTGGACACGCTCCGCGTGCGCGGATTCCGCGCCCTGCGCACCCTGGACGTGGGCGCGGGGCTAGTGACGCGGCTTTTTGGCATCTTCCCCTGGCGCCTGGGGTCGCTGGAGGGCTTTCGACACGTTCTGGAGCCGTCGCTGTCGCTGCGCTGGACGCCCGACTACAGGGCTCCGCTCTGGGGTTACTTTCGTCGCGTGCAGGTCGATGCACAGGGCCGCACGGCGCTCTATAGCCCCTTCGAGGGGGCCCTCTACGGAGCCCCCCCGCAGAGGGGCGGAGGGGTGCTGAGTATGGGCCTCAACAACCGGCTTGAGACGCGCCGGGCTATCCCGGATACCCTCGGCAACGGCCGGCGCTATGAGGTCATTCGGATTGTGGAGTCGCTGAGCCTGCTTAGCGGCTATCGGATCGGGGTCGACTCCCTGGCCTGGAGCCCGCTTGTGCTTGCCGCTCGCACAACCCTGTGGTCCGGCACCTCCTTGGACGGAACCATCACGTGGAGCCCCTACGCGTTGGACGCCCGGGGCCGGGTGCGCAACCAGTGGGCCTTTCGGGCCGGTCAGGGGCTGTTGCGGCTGGATTCCTGGGGCTTTTCCTTGAGCGCTGCTCTGCGGCCTGAGCTCCTTGGGATTCGGGTTCGTTCGGATTCGGCCGCGGCGCTTCTGGAGCGACCCTGGAACGTTGCGCTAAACGCTTACGTGCGCTTCCAATACCCAGAGCCGGGCCGGCGCATCTGGTCCTCGGCTCTGAGCGCCTCCTTTAGCGTGTCCCTCACCCCGGGCTGGCGCCTTTCGGGTATCACGGGATACGATCTGGTTCAGGCTCGCATGACCACGACCTCGATTGCGCTGTATCGGGATCTGCACTGCTGGGAGCTATCCCTGCAGGTCATCCCGTTTGGCGAGCGACAGAGCTACTTTTTCGAACTGCGCGTAAAATCTCCCTTGCTGCGCGATCTGCGCTTCGTGCGGCGGCAGGACTGGCTAGATCGCTTCTAG